The Myxococcales bacterium genome has a window encoding:
- a CDS encoding DUF5320 domain-containing protein, which produces MPRFDGTGPMGRGSRTGGGFGFCGSRPEMIYDGGDPIYRGAGQGLPPRGGGRGRCFGGGHGGRFSGHGGFGRQGALARGFAPLAPGQEAARLRDQAAQLEQEMATVKERLERIETEADK; this is translated from the coding sequence ATGCCTCGTTTTGACGGAACAGGACCGATGGGCCGGGGCTCAAGAACCGGCGGCGGATTCGGCTTCTGTGGTTCGAGACCGGAAATGATCTACGACGGCGGCGACCCTATTTACCGTGGGGCCGGCCAAGGCTTGCCACCCCGGGGAGGCGGCAGAGGTCGTTGTTTTGGCGGTGGGCATGGCGGAAGATTTTCTGGGCATGGCGGTTTCGGACGTCAGGGTGCGTTGGCCCGGGGGTTCGCGCCGCTTGCCCCGGGACAAGAAGCAGCGCGGCTTCGAGACCAAGCCGCGCAACTCGAGCAGGAGATGGCGACCGTCAAGGAACGTCTCGAACGGATCGAAACCGAAGCCGACAAGTGA
- the tsaA gene encoding tRNA (N6-threonylcarbamoyladenosine(37)-N6)-methyltransferase TrmO: MNVNQQDKSVREEISFRVIGIIRSEHTDETHTPIQPVFAKGAPGKAIIDPLFEDGLQDLEGFSHIFLYYYFHQAPPPQLRVKPYLDNVRRGVFATRSPRRPNPLGMSLVRLVRRERSVLFLEDVDILDGTPLLDIKPFIPRFDALANATGGWSTAVDERTAQIEGRRGYGESDPADGNRHGERG, encoded by the coding sequence ATGAACGTTAACCAGCAAGACAAATCCGTCCGGGAAGAAATCTCCTTTCGAGTGATCGGGATCATTCGAAGCGAACACACCGACGAAACCCATACGCCCATTCAACCCGTGTTCGCTAAGGGGGCGCCCGGGAAGGCAATCATTGATCCGCTTTTCGAAGACGGACTGCAAGACCTGGAAGGGTTTTCCCACATTTTTCTCTACTACTATTTTCACCAAGCGCCACCGCCGCAGTTACGGGTCAAACCCTACCTCGACAATGTTCGCCGGGGTGTTTTCGCGACGCGCTCTCCCCGGCGTCCCAATCCGCTCGGGATGAGCCTGGTTCGCCTCGTCAGACGCGAGCGTTCAGTGCTCTTTCTCGAGGACGTGGACATTCTAGACGGTACTCCGCTGCTCGACATCAAACCGTTTATACCGCGGTTCGACGCGCTGGCGAACGCCACGGGAGGATGGAGCACCGCGGTGGATGAGCGAACCGCGCAAATTGAAGGCCGCCGGGGATACGGCGAAAGCGACCCCGCCGACGGCAATCGCCACGGAGAACGCGGATGA
- a CDS encoding 4Fe-4S binding protein — protein sequence MILAIASGKGGTGKTTLAVSLAAIVDKPVTYVDCDVEEPNGHLFLLPHLEDKEEITVPVPRVDHSRCTFCGKCREVCRFNAIAVLPQSVMIFDELCHGCGGCALVCPEKAIREQPRPIGTIENGRAGRIAFVEGTLKVGEAMSPPLIRAVKQRLPKGGRCVIDAPPGTSCPMIAAVRDADVCLLVTEPTPFGLNDLKLAVETLRALGRWFAVVINRDGIGDHRVEDYCRAEGISIAARIPESRAIAEAYSRGRIAVDAVPEIAPQLRDIWRLVEQVAAPEKVAT from the coding sequence ATGATATTGGCCATTGCCAGCGGAAAAGGCGGCACGGGGAAAACGACCTTGGCGGTCAGTCTGGCCGCCATCGTGGATAAGCCGGTGACCTACGTGGACTGCGACGTGGAGGAACCGAACGGACATCTTTTTTTACTTCCCCATCTCGAGGACAAAGAGGAAATTACCGTCCCGGTGCCCCGGGTGGATCACTCTCGTTGCACATTTTGCGGCAAATGTCGGGAAGTTTGTCGCTTCAATGCCATCGCGGTTCTGCCGCAAAGCGTCATGATCTTCGATGAACTTTGCCATGGGTGTGGCGGCTGCGCCTTGGTTTGTCCCGAAAAGGCCATCCGCGAGCAACCACGGCCGATCGGCACGATCGAAAACGGGCGGGCCGGGAGAATCGCCTTTGTCGAGGGAACGTTGAAGGTCGGCGAGGCCATGAGTCCGCCGCTGATCCGCGCGGTGAAACAACGGCTGCCGAAGGGCGGCCGGTGCGTGATCGACGCGCCGCCGGGAACCTCGTGCCCGATGATCGCCGCGGTGCGAGACGCGGACGTTTGCCTGCTGGTGACCGAGCCGACGCCTTTCGGATTGAACGATTTAAAGTTGGCCGTGGAAACGTTACGCGCGCTCGGGCGGTGGTTCGCCGTGGTGATCAATCGGGACGGAATCGGCGATCACCGCGTCGAGGATTATTGTCGCGCCGAAGGGATTTCCATTGCCGCCCGCATCCCGGAAAGCCGGGCCATTGCCGAGGCGTATTCCCGTGGTCGAATCGCGGTCGACGCGGTTCCCGAGATCGCACCGCAGTTGCGGGATATCTGGCGGCTCGTGGAACAAGTAGCCGCGCCGGAAAAGGTCGCCACCTAA
- a CDS encoding iron-sulfur cluster assembly scaffold protein, producing MTHDWKHLYQKSQEPAAACSEADGPDSLAYSPRVLDHFLNPRNVGRVEHWDGLGCFGDPSCGDSLEMTLRLEGDRIVEIGFLVYGCAGVIATSSMVTELAKGRTLAEAACLTDEEVIHALDGLPEAKQHCSLLGIQALRLAIIDTMVMRQCLQEGLVQSAQEYRAKRQEGRLQYDPNLLLKDDLIE from the coding sequence ATGACCCATGATTGGAAGCACCTTTATCAAAAGAGCCAAGAGCCAGCCGCGGCCTGCTCCGAGGCGGACGGCCCCGATTCGCTCGCCTATTCGCCGCGGGTGTTGGATCATTTCCTCAACCCGCGCAATGTCGGCCGGGTCGAGCACTGGGATGGCCTGGGTTGTTTTGGCGATCCGTCTTGTGGCGATTCGTTGGAAATGACCCTGCGGCTGGAAGGCGACCGGATCGTCGAAATCGGCTTTCTGGTTTACGGCTGCGCGGGCGTCATCGCCACCAGCAGCATGGTGACGGAATTGGCGAAGGGCCGGACGCTCGCCGAGGCCGCCTGCCTCACGGATGAAGAGGTAATCCACGCGCTGGACGGATTGCCGGAAGCCAAACAGCATTGTTCCCTTTTGGGCATCCAGGCGCTGCGGTTGGCCATCATCGACACGATGGTCATGCGCCAATGCCTCCAGGAAGGGTTGGTGCAAAGCGCGCAAGAATATCGCGCCAAGCGACAAGAGGGACGGTTGCAATACGACCCGAATCTGTTGTTGAAGGACGACCTAATCGAATGA
- a CDS encoding 4Fe-4S binding protein, whose amino-acid sequence MKQLAIVSGKGGTGKTSLTAAIAALAQPTVTADCDVDAADLHLILRPETKAAHELEGGFKACLDKKRCLLCGQCAALCRYGAISEDIRVDAFECEGCGVCADHCPVQAITLTRQKAGDWFESETRFGPMVHARLGIAQENSGKLVARIRNRAREIAAERNLSLLLIDGPPGIGCPVISAVTGVDLVLAITEPTPSGIHDLRRVLELTRHFRIPVGVCVNKADLNPEQTKAVATLAPTEGAAYLGAIPFDNIVTRAMIAGKSLPEFGDHPVTAAIVQIWQRVERMLHDR is encoded by the coding sequence ATGAAACAACTGGCGATCGTCAGCGGCAAGGGCGGAACGGGCAAGACCAGTTTGACCGCGGCGATTGCCGCCTTGGCTCAGCCCACCGTCACCGCCGATTGCGACGTGGACGCGGCAGACCTCCATTTGATCTTGAGGCCCGAGACAAAGGCCGCCCACGAACTCGAAGGCGGGTTCAAGGCCTGTCTCGATAAAAAGCGTTGCCTCCTGTGCGGCCAATGCGCGGCCCTGTGCCGATACGGCGCGATCAGTGAAGACATCCGCGTGGACGCATTCGAATGCGAGGGGTGCGGCGTCTGCGCCGATCACTGTCCCGTCCAGGCCATCACCCTAACGCGGCAAAAAGCCGGAGACTGGTTTGAATCGGAAACCCGGTTTGGGCCGATGGTTCATGCGCGATTGGGCATCGCACAAGAGAATTCCGGCAAGCTGGTGGCGCGGATCCGCAATCGCGCCCGGGAGATCGCGGCGGAACGGAACCTTTCCTTGCTGCTCATCGATGGCCCGCCGGGGATCGGCTGCCCGGTCATTTCCGCGGTCACCGGGGTGGATCTGGTCCTGGCGATCACGGAGCCGACACCTTCAGGAATTCACGATTTACGCCGGGTCCTGGAACTTACCCGCCACTTCCGCATTCCCGTCGGCGTTTGCGTCAATAAAGCCGATCTGAACCCCGAGCAAACCAAGGCGGTAGCCACCCTCGCGCCAACGGAAGGCGCCGCCTATCTGGGCGCCATCCCCTTCGACAACATCGTGACCAGAGCCATGATCGCCGGGAAAAGCTTACCCGAGTTCGGCGACCATCCCGTCACGGCGGCAATCGTTCAAATTTGGCAACGTGTGGAGAGGATGCTCCATGACCGATAA
- a CDS encoding radical SAM protein, whose amino-acid sequence MTDNQDRETAVAEVGALFGPVPSRRLGLSLGIDVVPHKTCSYDCVYCEVGKTTHHTLCRKSYLPEDEIIAQLDRFFSENHGPLDFVTFSGSGEPTLNLALGKFIQRVKSITTTPIAVLTNGSLLTDAQVRKDLSSADLVMPSLDTVRASTFERLNNPASGLRIADIAQGLRNFVEDFTGRCWVEVLLVKGINDSPAEIEALTDTLAWIAPEKVQLTTVYRPSRTAGVEPVDPASLENIAHNLAARVNVEIVGDFSTTHHLDGLEKTHLRIATMLRIRPMTLEELTMATGLRTAEMTKLLALLAQTGTIVEIRFKNRQYFTLSARSGVNDHAAP is encoded by the coding sequence ATGACCGATAACCAGGATAGGGAAACGGCAGTCGCGGAAGTAGGGGCGCTTTTCGGCCCCGTTCCCTCGCGCCGGTTGGGGCTTTCCCTGGGGATCGACGTCGTCCCTCACAAAACTTGCAGTTACGATTGCGTTTATTGCGAAGTCGGGAAAACAACCCATCATACCCTCTGCCGAAAATCCTATCTCCCCGAGGATGAAATCATTGCCCAGCTTGATCGGTTTTTTTCGGAAAACCATGGTCCGCTCGACTTCGTCACTTTTTCAGGCTCGGGTGAACCGACGCTGAACCTGGCCTTGGGCAAATTCATACAACGCGTCAAATCGATTACCACAACCCCCATCGCCGTCCTTACCAACGGCTCCCTTCTCACCGATGCGCAAGTACGCAAAGACCTTTCTTCCGCGGACTTGGTCATGCCTTCGTTGGACACGGTTCGAGCTTCCACCTTTGAACGCCTCAACAATCCGGCGTCAGGATTGCGGATCGCCGATATCGCTCAGGGATTACGGAATTTCGTCGAAGACTTCACCGGCCGGTGTTGGGTGGAGGTGCTTCTGGTCAAAGGGATCAATGATTCGCCGGCCGAGATCGAGGCGTTGACCGACACCCTGGCCTGGATCGCTCCGGAAAAAGTACAACTGACCACAGTGTACCGCCCCTCCAGAACCGCCGGCGTGGAACCGGTCGATCCCGCATCGCTGGAAAATATCGCCCATAATCTGGCGGCCCGGGTCAACGTGGAAATCGTTGGCGATTTTTCCACGACCCACCACTTGGATGGACTGGAAAAAACGCATCTTCGGATTGCCACCATGCTCCGCATTCGTCCCATGACCTTGGAAGAGCTTACAATGGCGACCGGACTGAGAACCGCGGAAATGACCAAACTGCTGGCTCTTCTCGCGCAAACGGGGACCATCGTCGAGATCCGCTTCAAGAATCGGCAATACTTTACTCTTTCGGCCCGATCCGGAGTAAACGATCATGCCGCCCCTTGA
- a CDS encoding dinitrogenase iron-molybdenum cofactor biosynthesis protein, translating into MKIAIPTSGTDLNAPLDARFGRAKYFLIYDTETKETTVIENLQNLNAAQGAGIQSGQTIVRAGAQVVLAGHCGPKAFAVLAAAGINVFLATSGSVGSAVDAFLAGKLTAMDSADVEGHW; encoded by the coding sequence ATGAAAATCGCCATTCCAACATCCGGCACGGATCTGAACGCGCCGCTGGACGCCCGTTTCGGTCGGGCGAAGTATTTCCTCATTTACGACACGGAGACAAAGGAAACGACGGTCATCGAGAACCTTCAAAATCTCAATGCCGCCCAGGGCGCGGGTATTCAATCCGGGCAGACCATTGTTCGGGCGGGTGCCCAGGTGGTGTTGGCCGGACATTGCGGACCGAAAGCGTTCGCCGTGCTCGCGGCGGCCGGAATCAATGTGTTTTTGGCGACTTCCGGAAGCGTCGGCTCGGCCGTCGACGCCTTTCTAGCCGGCAAATTAACCGCGATGGATTCAGCCGATGTCGAAGGACATTGGTAA